A portion of the Paenibacillus marchantiae genome contains these proteins:
- a CDS encoding class I mannose-6-phosphate isomerase has protein sequence MPRIAPLAFQTNPINFIQLQPDQEAEPGIWNAYEEWLDLIWPECVQNDLLPFYMVIDGTHGAAFSECLEILRSRCHLESRALIEIDSADYLKSSADLLQQFHPYLTDNRAFGVVASDVSVKDYFRPRAQSVWLSDVDDQLRLYHSAEHAEAQSPNVDQLAPIVVTFGPGSGFLSTASGLTNVSLFCDLSREAQQKLHQQGMGSLGLGPCLDTVETYKQALFLEWPVWEEYRKRHLYDFDYYVDTNNRERPILVTVPMLRRLLASTAQQPFRVKPFFAPGIWGGQYLKELCDLPKDWNNCAWGFEPIAPENTILIGYRDFIVELPFPLLLSAHPEAIMGERNVQLFGDYFPIRFDYLDTIDGDHLSLQVHPQQAYIEQSFNETMTQQESYYIMEQKEGTKPFVGLGFTEGTTGEELLQAVESAHTLGQPLKIPEYVNIWDANKGDLFLIPPGAVHFSGKNNLVLEISSTTWWFTFKIYDHLRLDRDGRPRPINGDHARANMQEQFDTEYVQKQLIAVPKESRVQGDSKEELLGEREDLLFQIKRLKLDGEWIDDTAGEFVMFNLVEGDRVRLTPLDDEAAAVEWGYAEAYIVPASVGGFRLESLGDRSCTLIRAQVSPDWNTPLLPHHWKSGEPL, from the coding sequence ATGCCCCGAATAGCCCCTTTGGCCTTTCAAACCAACCCAATTAATTTCATTCAGCTTCAGCCCGACCAAGAGGCAGAACCGGGGATCTGGAATGCGTATGAAGAATGGCTTGATCTAATTTGGCCCGAATGTGTACAGAATGATTTGCTTCCTTTTTATATGGTCATTGACGGTACGCATGGTGCCGCATTCAGCGAATGTCTGGAAATACTTCGGTCGCGCTGCCACCTAGAGAGCAGGGCTTTAATTGAGATTGACAGCGCTGATTATTTAAAGTCTTCTGCAGATTTGCTTCAGCAGTTTCACCCTTATCTGACGGATAACCGTGCTTTTGGCGTTGTAGCCTCGGACGTCAGCGTTAAGGATTATTTCCGACCACGTGCACAGTCGGTCTGGCTCAGTGATGTAGACGATCAACTTCGGCTTTATCATTCCGCTGAACATGCAGAGGCCCAGTCGCCGAACGTAGATCAGTTAGCCCCCATCGTTGTGACCTTTGGGCCTGGCTCTGGTTTCCTTTCTACAGCATCAGGTTTAACGAACGTTTCTCTATTTTGCGACTTATCGAGAGAAGCACAGCAGAAACTGCATCAGCAGGGGATGGGGTCTCTGGGGTTAGGTCCTTGCCTGGATACGGTCGAAACCTATAAACAGGCCTTGTTTCTGGAGTGGCCCGTCTGGGAGGAATATCGCAAACGCCACTTGTATGACTTTGACTACTACGTGGATACGAACAACCGGGAACGACCCATTTTGGTCACCGTTCCTATGCTGCGCCGACTTTTGGCTTCAACAGCCCAGCAGCCTTTTCGAGTAAAGCCGTTTTTTGCACCGGGGATTTGGGGCGGACAGTATTTAAAAGAACTATGCGACCTACCTAAGGATTGGAATAACTGCGCATGGGGGTTTGAACCTATCGCACCGGAAAACACGATATTAATCGGTTATCGGGATTTTATAGTGGAGCTTCCTTTCCCGCTATTACTGTCTGCTCATCCAGAAGCAATTATGGGCGAGCGCAATGTGCAACTGTTTGGCGACTATTTTCCGATCCGGTTTGATTATCTCGATACGATTGACGGGGATCATCTGTCTTTGCAGGTCCACCCCCAGCAGGCTTACATCGAGCAGAGCTTCAACGAAACGATGACGCAGCAGGAATCCTATTACATTATGGAACAGAAGGAAGGCACCAAACCTTTTGTGGGACTGGGTTTCACAGAGGGTACAACCGGGGAGGAGCTGCTTCAGGCGGTTGAATCGGCCCACACCTTGGGACAACCGCTGAAGATCCCAGAATATGTGAATATTTGGGATGCGAATAAGGGTGACCTGTTTCTGATCCCGCCGGGAGCCGTACATTTTTCGGGCAAAAACAATCTGGTGCTGGAGATCTCTTCGACAACCTGGTGGTTTACCTTCAAAATATACGACCATTTGCGGCTAGACAGAGACGGGCGGCCGCGTCCGATCAACGGCGATCATGCCAGAGCCAACATGCAGGAACAGTTTGACACGGAATACGTTCAGAAGCAGTTGATAGCGGTTCCAAAGGAAAGCCGGGTACAGGGAGACAGCAAGGAAGAGCTGCTGGGCGAACGGGAGGATCTGCTTTTTCAGATCAAAAGATTAAAACTGGACGGAGAGTGGATCGACGACACGGCTGGAGAGTTTGTTATGTTCAACCTCGTAGAAGGCGATCGTGTGCGGCTGACTCCGCTGGATGATGAGGCAGCGGCTGTGGAGTGGGGGTACGCGGAAGCGTATATCGTTCCTGCCTCCGTCGGAGGTTTCCGTCTGGAGTCTCTGGGTGACCGATCGTGCACTCTGATCCGGGCACAGGTTTCCCCAGACTGGAACACGCCTCTGCTTCCGCATCACTGGAAATCTGGTGAACCTTTATGA
- a CDS encoding AraC family transcriptional regulator — protein sequence MTIEASFRRANQICNRYITKVEQTGLSLSILYWGFMPDHFDNAFHRHSFFEACYVVDGEGSYIEQNQHYALNKGTAFLSLPGVWHQIRSQTGLTLSYVAFELDETHTDAYYTESFRRLAELGQSVAQQADLTPTGHLWQALITSFDQPGATLPLAVKQISASLLLSIADLHVPTRTDSADTGEQPVEPNTLFRQAKRYIDDNLINELTLMTVSRHLHISSRHLTRLFQENLGQSFVHYIQERRVRQAAGLLLNEQTPIKDIAIQCGFQSVHYFTRIFTRELGVSPAKFRRNQFAEGRSGKMHYPPRMS from the coding sequence ATGACCATCGAAGCCAGCTTCCGCCGGGCCAATCAAATATGCAATCGTTATATTACAAAAGTGGAGCAAACAGGGCTTTCATTGTCCATTTTGTATTGGGGATTCATGCCCGATCATTTCGACAATGCCTTCCACCGGCATTCCTTTTTTGAGGCTTGTTATGTGGTAGACGGTGAAGGAAGCTACATAGAACAAAACCAGCATTATGCTTTAAATAAAGGAACAGCATTTCTATCTCTTCCGGGCGTATGGCATCAAATCCGCAGCCAGACCGGATTGACGCTTTCTTATGTGGCTTTCGAACTGGATGAGACCCACACAGATGCTTATTATACTGAATCCTTCCGTCGCCTTGCCGAGCTTGGACAAAGCGTAGCCCAGCAAGCGGACCTTACGCCAACTGGCCATTTATGGCAAGCGCTCATTACTTCTTTCGACCAGCCTGGGGCAACCCTTCCTCTTGCTGTAAAGCAAATTTCCGCTTCTCTGTTGTTATCGATAGCAGATTTGCACGTTCCGACTCGAACAGACTCGGCTGACACGGGAGAGCAGCCCGTGGAACCAAATACGTTGTTCCGACAGGCCAAACGGTACATTGATGATAATCTGATCAATGAGCTTACGCTTATGACGGTGTCAAGGCACCTCCACATTTCATCCCGTCACCTGACCCGATTGTTTCAGGAAAATCTGGGGCAGTCCTTCGTTCATTACATTCAGGAACGGCGCGTGCGGCAAGCCGCTGGGCTGTTGTTAAATGAACAGACACCAATTAAAGATATCGCCATCCAGTGCGGGTTCCAATCCGTGCATTATTTTACCCGGATATTCACCCGCGAGCTTGGTGTTTCCCCGGCCAAATTCCGACGCAATCAGTTTGCCGAAGGCCGCTCTGGCAAAATGCATTACCCACCCCGAATGTCCTGA
- a CDS encoding endo-alpha-N-acetylgalactosaminidase family protein: protein MRKKNNKMIFKLWIWMMVLLVASSQLMVLPSNTAYAISGEFGELPIEPQEKTIESIPPIKVETYVDEQPSIPSVIQAVYSDSTTAEVMVSWDPIESSDYAQVGTFTVKGSVEGTSIKAEVAITVFEKSKETTGNVDIDTFLAELKNNVPSNQEVVSYMNNYQSMEPEAMTFVKGNGNTSVNNGLTVTINNLGGSGAIATWDKAPWLSGGVIDTTMRYTSTNQSNIGFVLGSNDSNQGIAIRYDAGTTWVIQSPDGTSKWETFDGPELKMDTDYHIQIGFNGMKLLIIVDDVTYYNKNTDLLSSLSGLGQVGLYKRYATGEIAIKSVRIEGVGTREKPSNIVNYVQDYEDPNYTPHWSGLKATVVTDITGNKVLSLKKGSSERGVDLDSPRIQQGTLSLDFKLVNPDKLVSGQGFAFGFRMNDSASIFNELGVDPSSWIPESNTGWGDKQEIPYPIQGRWNNLMFNFNGKKITVFLNKKRIGDITFEQYSEAAGRFGLRIRSTVELQIDNVQYTNEIIEPKQIAQYSNDFEDGIKGTWTGADSTIITEGSNRVLRLSNIKDNVMNLDAPSLQSATYMLNVKPATSDIGFVIGDGAIVKYEGTKWVLLNKDGTSTDFVISDAMEFNPLPNTWNKVGLQYSDHSVILSINGATLQANLPTGQQLGEGSFGVVAQNYIYIDNVVFTEEFLDMNTSSSHVGKLRYEEYYEGDSIVNWEGFKDTPQVSSGYLQGMLDAGTAAINKDVTPVANGIYQVKMQSDGATGITLGNIVIYEESPGNWKYKLEGSNDAFAIGATTALASGKDYTLRVEMIENELGLYVNGIRAGSVNVTGYTPGSFGIYNSVTHAIQAKIDAITAEEVRVYAPDYNAQNWGPLDNSKPEVLANGDSQIRLNMPGVSLAVDKDSPKFADQAIIFEFNTNVSAGADGGRYGFIVRGSAADKYVGVVHDINGKWKVTTSNGNEIAFPNTYQIKANTNYHIELRLVGTTVSLNITGPDGVATDMGSISEESMAVVPGWFGLRSWYGTKQMTVRNLKMVELESLPKLKLAQETDTIENDGMTVTVYKDFPGIVEYQVNHHTLQADVEQTNSVKINNKDYVPRTVSKKDSASTYQYTMTFDEIGVVIDGHLEAKANNVVRFEIDKISDGPDFLVRSIQMNNALIHVNSSMKDASYAWSKSNGEWHGVSEELVDDMSLMKQSGTTGVTMVMVSGDGLATSAEDNVMSGGNKLIITTEKKPLVNKITVKPGSWTYRHLQSSETEELPWYEVVVTGERNNDEKTDWQDAAVAYRTEIYNEPFGAQDMKNNMMYIAFNFASQANDPFLNSLDTGKVLYNFTDGFGQMILHKGYQAEGHDDDIPSYSNIGVRQGGLDDFNYLIDEGDKYNLHVGVHLNATEYHLDANELDYSNLTGATANGPKTDKLSKGWDWIDTAYYVDQTKDVLSGELKSRLTNLYNLTKDANDPNDPALDFYYVDVYTGNDYNAYKLLQYANGLGVKVGTEFSGPIEPGVDFVHWGPDLGYPNKGNKSILSRMVKNNLDIFVGNALFKGQKIPGVTTWGDSKPDVQQGVTVFFNEVLPTKYIQHFGVLKYEEDQVTFDNNVVSKRNKSTGMIELTKNGKLISSWKDTGTTTDESVRHTGEANSLIPWVWDIKANQILGVNDGAKLYHWNTTGNSTTWQLTDEFKDVKQFNMYELTQQGKVLVDTLVARNESLTITKAKKNTPYVLYPATADALTLVPNAGNWGEGSLIKDFAFNSEKFNVPGSWTVDDPANITIKTVQGDTEYDITKEMNKSNWNRYAEVGSNSGVISQEITGLQPGQDYTVGVWTQTEKGRESSLQVTINGQTYSNHVTGQDGIHKSSFKYVDTKWQRMNVEFKVPAGINSATVKLVADPGAGTVQFDDVRIWKHTTVEKDPTNKSYVVYEDFENVYEGWGPFEYGGGDRQIHIATDQSNKQDNNPVVSASENKVGPVMTWVLDGENSLKVNETDVGKLIKTNESSVKMEPNTEYDLGFIYTLEKYAGYEVSVQSRSTGEIVLKETLSTLPNPGNKAGEDGGYIRFQKKFTTGAQNDYQVIFKMVSKGAGGPTSDYAFILDDFYIKSESEVNIVSIENVQVETEAGSTPILPSQVTVTLSNDTTENATVVWEAIDPSLYAQAGTFQVKGAVNGTDIKAIATVKVKAKDNSNPGTNPGTGSNPDTGSNPSTGTKPDTKPNPGTGTNNGSDQDNQTGAKPDTGNTKPKAFLDTVGHWASKEIEALVSKGIIKGMNDQKFAPDLTINRSEIAAMLTRAFGLKAEGSSSFKDVTEDKWYKDDVRAVADAGLFKGYAGNLFEPMKPLNREEMAVIIVRTLEMKGRLPEVSDTTQMVLSKYKDADKAGIWSREALAICIELELIQGTPDHKLNPKRNLTRAEAAVLFSRLLTYCEKSII from the coding sequence ATGCGGAAAAAAAATAATAAAATGATATTCAAATTATGGATTTGGATGATGGTTTTATTGGTTGCTTCAAGTCAGTTGATGGTACTCCCTAGCAATACTGCTTATGCTATTTCAGGAGAATTTGGTGAATTGCCAATTGAGCCACAGGAAAAAACGATCGAGAGCATCCCCCCGATTAAGGTTGAAACATACGTTGATGAGCAGCCATCAATTCCATCGGTAATACAGGCAGTATACAGTGACAGCACTACCGCAGAAGTCATGGTGAGCTGGGATCCAATTGAATCTTCTGACTATGCGCAGGTAGGGACATTTACCGTAAAGGGATCTGTAGAGGGAACGAGTATTAAAGCTGAAGTTGCAATCACGGTGTTTGAAAAGAGTAAGGAAACAACAGGAAATGTAGATATAGATACATTCTTGGCAGAATTAAAAAATAATGTTCCAAGTAATCAAGAGGTTGTTTCTTATATGAATAACTATCAGTCTATGGAACCGGAAGCCATGACTTTCGTCAAAGGAAATGGAAATACTTCAGTAAACAATGGATTGACAGTAACGATTAACAATCTGGGTGGCAGTGGAGCTATAGCAACATGGGATAAGGCTCCTTGGCTCTCCGGCGGAGTCATAGATACAACGATGCGGTATACCAGCACAAATCAAAGCAATATTGGATTTGTTCTAGGATCTAATGATAGTAACCAAGGCATAGCTATTCGTTATGATGCCGGCACAACCTGGGTTATTCAGAGTCCGGATGGTACAAGTAAGTGGGAAACATTTGACGGACCAGAACTAAAAATGGACACAGATTATCACATTCAGATCGGCTTTAATGGTATGAAGCTTCTGATCATTGTAGACGACGTGACTTATTACAATAAGAATACTGATTTATTGAGTTCGTTGTCTGGATTAGGTCAAGTCGGGCTGTATAAGCGCTATGCTACAGGAGAGATTGCCATCAAGAGTGTGAGAATTGAAGGTGTGGGCACGAGGGAGAAGCCTTCAAACATTGTTAATTATGTTCAAGATTATGAAGACCCCAATTATACACCCCATTGGTCGGGGCTGAAAGCAACGGTCGTGACGGATATTACGGGCAATAAAGTTCTCTCCCTTAAAAAAGGATCTAGCGAACGAGGTGTGGATCTGGATTCGCCACGAATTCAACAAGGAACTCTTTCATTAGATTTCAAACTGGTAAATCCGGACAAATTGGTTAGCGGACAAGGATTTGCTTTTGGTTTCAGAATGAATGATTCAGCAAGTATTTTCAATGAACTCGGGGTTGATCCGAGCAGTTGGATACCGGAGTCCAATACGGGCTGGGGAGATAAGCAAGAGATTCCTTATCCGATTCAAGGGCGTTGGAACAATCTCATGTTTAATTTTAATGGTAAGAAAATAACGGTTTTTTTGAATAAAAAGCGGATTGGCGACATTACGTTTGAACAGTATTCTGAAGCAGCTGGGCGTTTCGGACTTCGCATTAGAAGCACTGTAGAGCTACAAATCGACAATGTACAATATACGAATGAGATCATTGAACCCAAACAAATTGCACAATACAGTAATGATTTTGAGGATGGAATTAAAGGTACTTGGACTGGTGCTGATTCTACTATTATTACAGAAGGCAGTAATCGGGTATTGAGACTATCCAATATCAAAGACAATGTAATGAACTTGGATGCACCGTCCTTGCAAAGCGCCACATATATGTTGAATGTGAAGCCAGCAACATCGGATATCGGATTTGTTATAGGCGATGGTGCTATTGTGAAATATGAAGGCACGAAATGGGTATTGTTGAATAAGGATGGGACCAGCACTGACTTTGTCATTTCTGATGCGATGGAATTCAATCCTTTACCTAATACCTGGAACAAAGTTGGACTTCAATACTCTGATCATTCTGTGATCTTAAGTATTAATGGCGCTACATTGCAAGCAAACTTACCGACAGGGCAGCAACTCGGGGAAGGGTCTTTTGGGGTAGTTGCGCAGAATTACATTTATATTGATAATGTTGTTTTTACTGAAGAATTCCTTGATATGAATACGTCTTCATCCCATGTTGGCAAGCTGAGATATGAAGAGTACTATGAAGGTGATTCAATCGTAAATTGGGAAGGCTTCAAGGATACGCCGCAAGTTTCTAGTGGATATTTGCAAGGGATGTTGGATGCTGGAACGGCTGCTATCAATAAGGATGTAACACCAGTAGCCAACGGCATATATCAAGTGAAAATGCAGTCGGATGGAGCTACTGGGATTACACTTGGAAATATCGTGATTTACGAAGAAAGTCCGGGGAATTGGAAATACAAGCTGGAAGGCAGTAATGATGCCTTTGCGATTGGTGCTACTACTGCACTTGCTTCTGGCAAAGATTACACGCTACGTGTAGAAATGATCGAGAACGAGCTAGGCCTTTACGTGAATGGAATTAGGGCTGGCAGTGTGAATGTAACTGGATATACACCAGGTTCATTTGGCATCTACAATTCTGTGACCCATGCGATTCAAGCCAAGATAGACGCGATCACTGCAGAAGAGGTTCGGGTGTATGCACCAGATTATAATGCGCAGAACTGGGGTCCTCTTGATAACAGTAAACCAGAGGTTCTCGCCAATGGAGACAGCCAAATCCGATTGAACATGCCAGGGGTTTCATTAGCCGTGGATAAGGATAGCCCTAAATTCGCTGATCAGGCAATCATTTTTGAATTTAACACCAATGTTTCCGCTGGAGCAGATGGTGGCCGTTATGGTTTTATCGTGAGAGGTTCGGCAGCTGACAAATATGTAGGTGTCGTTCATGATATTAATGGGAAGTGGAAGGTCACAACAAGTAACGGGAATGAGATAGCCTTTCCCAATACGTATCAGATAAAGGCCAATACAAATTATCATATTGAGCTTCGTTTGGTGGGAACAACGGTTAGTCTCAACATTACGGGTCCTGATGGCGTAGCAACAGATATGGGTTCGATATCTGAAGAATCGATGGCTGTTGTGCCGGGTTGGTTTGGTCTTCGTTCATGGTATGGAACCAAACAAATGACGGTGAGAAACCTCAAAATGGTCGAACTTGAGTCGCTACCTAAGCTGAAACTGGCGCAAGAGACAGATACGATTGAGAATGATGGTATGACCGTTACTGTATATAAAGATTTTCCAGGCATTGTAGAGTATCAAGTGAATCATCACACGCTACAGGCCGACGTGGAGCAAACGAATAGCGTGAAGATTAATAATAAGGATTATGTACCGCGTACAGTATCGAAGAAAGACAGTGCTAGCACATATCAGTACACGATGACGTTTGATGAGATCGGCGTTGTGATTGATGGACATCTCGAGGCAAAGGCGAACAATGTAGTGCGATTTGAAATTGATAAAATTTCCGACGGCCCGGATTTCTTAGTGCGTTCGATTCAAATGAACAACGCTCTGATCCATGTGAATAGTTCAATGAAAGATGCATCGTATGCATGGAGTAAGTCAAACGGGGAGTGGCACGGAGTCTCAGAGGAACTGGTTGACGATATGTCTCTTATGAAGCAAAGCGGTACGACCGGTGTAACGATGGTTATGGTGAGTGGAGATGGCTTGGCAACATCGGCAGAGGACAACGTCATGAGTGGTGGCAATAAATTGATAATCACCACAGAGAAAAAACCGCTTGTCAATAAAATAACGGTGAAGCCAGGCAGTTGGACGTATCGACATCTTCAAAGTAGTGAGACTGAAGAGTTGCCATGGTATGAAGTGGTCGTCACTGGGGAACGCAATAACGACGAAAAGACAGATTGGCAAGATGCGGCTGTTGCTTACCGAACGGAAATTTACAATGAGCCATTTGGCGCACAGGATATGAAGAACAATATGATGTACATTGCTTTCAACTTTGCGAGTCAAGCCAATGATCCGTTCTTGAACAGTTTGGATACGGGGAAAGTTCTGTACAATTTTACAGACGGTTTTGGACAGATGATTCTGCATAAGGGGTATCAGGCGGAAGGGCATGATGATGATATTCCTTCCTACTCTAATATTGGTGTACGACAAGGTGGATTGGATGATTTCAATTATTTGATCGATGAGGGGGATAAGTACAACCTTCACGTCGGCGTACATTTGAATGCAACCGAATATCATCTCGATGCCAACGAACTGGATTACTCCAATTTAACTGGGGCTACAGCTAATGGACCGAAGACAGATAAGCTCTCCAAAGGTTGGGATTGGATCGATACGGCTTATTATGTAGATCAAACGAAGGATGTCCTGAGTGGTGAACTGAAATCACGGTTAACCAATCTATATAATCTCACGAAGGACGCCAACGACCCTAATGATCCTGCGTTAGATTTCTATTATGTAGACGTGTATACCGGCAATGACTACAATGCCTATAAATTGTTGCAATATGCCAATGGTCTTGGAGTCAAAGTAGGAACAGAATTCTCAGGTCCGATTGAACCAGGTGTGGATTTCGTTCACTGGGGTCCGGATTTAGGATATCCCAATAAAGGGAACAAGAGTATCCTTTCTAGAATGGTGAAGAACAATCTCGATATTTTTGTAGGGAATGCTTTATTTAAAGGACAAAAAATCCCTGGTGTGACCACTTGGGGCGATTCTAAGCCAGACGTACAGCAGGGTGTAACAGTATTCTTCAATGAAGTATTGCCGACGAAGTATATACAGCATTTCGGTGTACTGAAATATGAAGAGGACCAAGTAACTTTTGATAATAATGTCGTCTCTAAGAGAAATAAATCCACTGGTATGATTGAGCTTACCAAGAATGGCAAGCTGATCTCTTCTTGGAAAGATACCGGAACGACTACCGATGAATCAGTGCGCCATACAGGTGAGGCTAACTCGTTAATTCCATGGGTTTGGGATATCAAAGCTAATCAAATCTTGGGTGTTAACGATGGTGCGAAGCTGTACCATTGGAACACAACAGGTAACTCTACCACTTGGCAGTTGACGGATGAATTTAAAGATGTGAAACAGTTTAATATGTACGAATTGACCCAACAAGGTAAAGTTCTGGTGGATACGCTGGTCGCTCGGAATGAATCTCTTACGATTACGAAGGCAAAGAAAAATACGCCTTATGTATTGTATCCAGCAACTGCTGATGCCCTGACTTTGGTGCCTAATGCAGGGAATTGGGGAGAAGGCAGTTTGATCAAGGATTTTGCCTTCAATTCAGAGAAGTTCAATGTTCCAGGTTCATGGACAGTCGATGATCCAGCAAACATTACAATCAAGACTGTTCAAGGGGATACAGAATACGATATCACTAAAGAAATGAACAAATCGAATTGGAACAGATACGCAGAGGTCGGTAGTAATTCAGGTGTAATCTCACAGGAGATTACCGGATTGCAGCCTGGTCAGGATTACACCGTCGGAGTGTGGACACAGACTGAAAAGGGGAGGGAATCCTCGCTTCAGGTCACGATTAATGGTCAAACCTATTCCAATCATGTGACAGGTCAGGATGGCATCCATAAATCATCCTTCAAGTACGTGGACACCAAATGGCAAAGAATGAATGTTGAATTCAAGGTTCCAGCAGGCATTAATTCCGCGACAGTTAAGCTTGTAGCTGATCCGGGAGCGGGTACTGTTCAATTTGATGATGTGCGAATTTGGAAACATACAACTGTAGAGAAAGACCCTACGAATAAGAGCTATGTTGTATATGAGGATTTTGAAAATGTGTACGAAGGCTGGGGTCCTTTTGAGTACGGTGGTGGGGATAGGCAAATTCATATTGCAACCGATCAAAGTAATAAACAGGATAACAATCCCGTTGTATCCGCATCTGAGAACAAGGTTGGTCCTGTAATGACCTGGGTTCTGGATGGTGAGAATTCGTTGAAAGTTAATGAAACCGATGTTGGTAAATTAATAAAAACGAATGAATCCAGCGTGAAAATGGAACCAAACACAGAATATGACTTAGGCTTTATTTACACCTTAGAAAAGTATGCTGGTTATGAGGTTTCTGTACAATCACGCTCCACTGGTGAAATTGTGCTGAAGGAAACACTGAGCACGCTACCTAATCCGGGTAATAAAGCGGGTGAAGATGGGGGTTATATTCGCTTCCAGAAAAAATTCACAACAGGTGCTCAAAACGATTACCAAGTTATTTTCAAAATGGTATCCAAAGGCGCTGGAGGCCCTACTTCTGATTACGCCTTCATTCTGGATGATTTCTACATTAAATCAGAATCGGAAGTTAATATCGTATCTATTGAGAATGTACAGGTTGAAACGGAAGCTGGTTCTACACCGATATTGCCTTCGCAAGTGACTGTGACATTGAGTAATGATACGACTGAGAATGCTACCGTTGTATGGGAAGCGATTGATCCTTCCCTTTATGCACAGGCAGGTACTTTTCAGGTGAAAGGCGCGGTCAATGGGACGGACATTAAAGCGATTGCGACTGTCAAAGTAAAGGCGAAAGACAACAGCAATCCGGGTACAAATCCAGGAACAGGATCAAACCCAGACACCGGATCAAATCCAAGCACTGGTACGAAACCCGATACCAAGCCTAATCCTGGTACAGGAACAAATAATGGGTCTGATCAGGATAACCAAACTGGAGCTAAGCCGGATACGGGTAACACCAAACCCAAAGCATTTCTCGATACGGTTGGACACTGGGCAAGCAAGGAAATTGAAGCTCTTGTGAGCAAAGGGATTATCAAGGGCATGAATGATCAGAAATTTGCTCCAGATCTGACGATAAACCGTTCTGAAATTGCAGCGATGTTAACCCGAGCATTTGGTCTTAAGGCTGAAGGGTCATCATCATTTAAAGATGTAACCGAAGATAAGTGGTATAAGGATGATGTTCGTGCTGTGGCGGATGCAGGTTTGTTTAAGGGGTATGCGGGTAATTTATTTGAACCTATGAAACCCTTAAACCGTGAAGAGATGGCCGTTATAATAGTAAGAACCCTTGAGATGAAAGGGAGGTTGCCAGAAGTCTCCGATACAACGCAAATGGTACTGTCTAAATACAAAGATGCGGATAAGGCTGGAATCTGGTCCAGGGAAGCATTAGCGATTTGCATTGAGCTTGAACTCATTCAAGGAACACCAGATCACAAGCTTAATCCGAAACGTAATCTGACCCGGGCTGAGGCAGCAGTTTTATTTAGCAGATTATTAACGTATTGTGAAAAGAGCATCATCTGA